In Terriglobia bacterium, the sequence GGTTTGCATTCGGGGCGAGCTGTTGTTATGTGCCTCTCTGGAAAAGCTGTTGGGAATTGAGAGGCAGCCCCATGAGGGACCGTCACATACGGCCAACGTGTATCGTCGGCTTCTGGTTGTGAGCGGCGGCGAGGGGCCCTTCGCGTTTGCCGTCGACGAAGTCCAGGGAGTGTCCTCCTATAAGCCGAAGGAGTTGCATCCCCTTCCCGCCACCATCCCTGAAACATCGGCGCACTATCTGCTCGGTATCCTCTCGTCGAAGGGCAAATCAGTGGGTTGTCTGCATGATGAGCTGCTATTTCATGCTGTGAACCGAGGCTGGGTATGAAGCCGAAGAATCCCAACGATCTGAGTCACCTCTCCATGAGGGAACTCTTCCGTCTGGAGGTGGAGAACCAGACCGCCATCCTCACCCGTGGCTTGCTGCGATTGGAGCATAACCCCCAGGACTCCTCCACCTACGAAACCTTGATGCGGGCGGCTCATTCGGTGAAAGGCGCGGCCCGCATCGTGGATCACAGTATTGCCGTCGAACTCGCCCATACAATGGAAGACTGGTTTGTCGCCGCGCAGCGAGGGAATCTGACGATTCCCCAGGAACAAATCGACATTTTGCTCAACGGTGTCGACCTCCTTACTCGATTGGCCCAGGATTCACCTCCGGACCCGAATGTGTTGAAGGGTGAAGTGGCGGCTTTCCTGACCGCCCTGTCGTCGGTCAAGGCCGTCTCAGGCTCCCCGGCCTCGGGTTCCGTCACGTCCGCTCGACCCTCTGTTCCTGAGACTGCTTGGACCGTCCCCCGACCGGTGGCCGGCCTGAGCCGGGTCCTCCGGGTCGCGCCTGAAACCCTGGATCGACTGCAGGGACTCGCGGGTGAGACCCTGGTGGCCTCTCGCTGGTTTGATCAATATGTGGCCACAATGAAGCAACTCAAAAACCTCCACCAGGGAATGTCCCACTCCCTCGACGTCTTGCAGAATACGCTGATGGAAGGGAAACTGAATGAACGGACAGAAGGCCATCTCATGGAACTGGTCTCCAAGACCGCGGCAAATCAGCTGGCCTTGTCCAGACATTTGGAGGAGATGGAGTCTTTCGATCGCCGGTTTATCAATCTGTCTCATCGGCTTTATGAGGAGGCGCTGGATTGTCGCATGCGCCCCTTTGCCGATGGCACTCAGGGATTCCCCCGAATGGTGCGAGATCTTGCGCGGCGACTCGAAAAGGACGTCCGACTCGAAATCAATGGTCAGGCCACCTCGGTCGATCGGGATATCCTGGAACGGCTCGAGGCGCCGTTGAGTCACCTTGTAAGAAATGCGATTGATCACGGCATCGAATCCCCGGAGGAACGGCGGCAATCCCACAAACCGGAAACCGGCACGATCCGGCTTGAGGCCCAGCACCGGGGCGGGATGCTTGTTATCCTGGTGGCCGATGACGGGCGGGGAGTTGATCCGGAAAACCTCCGAAAAATCATCGTGGAAAAGGAACTGGCCCGGCCGGATGTGGCTCGGAGAATGAATGCCCAGGAACTGCTTGATTTCATGTTTTTGCCGGGATTCACCCTGAAGAACGATGTGACCGAAATTTCCGGGAGGGGTGTGGGGCTGGACGTTGTCCAGTCCATGGTTAAGGAGGTTGGGGGCACGGCGCATGCTTCCACCCGGCCAGGCCAAGGGATGCAAATTGAGTTGCAACTCCCCCTGACGCTCTCGGTCATGCGGGCCCTGCTGGTGGAAATCGGCGGGGAACCGTATGCCCTGCCTTCAAGCCGCATCACCCGGGTTTTGAAAGTTCCCAAGGGGAAAATTGAGGTCCTGGAAGGTCACCAGTTCTTTTCCCAGGGAACTCAGCAAATCGGTTTGGTGACCGCTCACCAGGTACTGGGTTGCAAGGAATCCTGGGGTTTGAGTGATGAAATATCCATTCTCCTTCTCGGGGACGCCAGTCGAATGTTCGGTGTGGTGGTTGATCGCTTCTTGGGGGAAAGGGAACTGGTGGTTCGTCCCCTGGATCCGCGCCTTGGAAAGATCAAAGACATCGTGGCCGCCGCTCTCATGCCGGATGGCTCCCCGGTCTTGATCGTTGATGTGGAAGATTTGATCCGGTCCATCGAAACCCTGCTCAGCGGCGAGCGGTTGGCCCAGGTGCCGGAATTCAGCAGTTCAGGCGGGGTCAGGAAGCAGAAGCGTATCCTGGTCGTGGATGATTCCTTGACGGTGCGCGAATTGGAGCGAAAGCTCCTGGACAGCCAGGGTTATGAAGTGGAGGTGGCCGTCGACGGCATGGATGGCTGGAACGCTGTTCGGACCGGGCATTACGATCTGGTCGTCACGGATGTCGATATGCCCCGGCTAGACGGGATCGGGCTCGTGACTTTGATCAAGAAAGATGCCCGGCTCGCTTCCCTTCCGGTGATGGTCGTTTCCTACAAGGATCGTGATGAGGATCGTCACCGCGGGTTGGAAGCCGGAGCTGACTATTATTTGACCAAGGGGAGCTTCCATGAGGAGGCCCTGTTGCAGGCTGTCGTGGACTTGATTGGGGAGGTCGAGGCATGAGGATTGCCATCGTCAATGACACTCCGATGGCTGTCGAGGTCCTGCGACGGTTTCTGGAAGGGATGCCGGATCATGAATTGGCCTGGGTGGCCCAGGATGGCCAAAAGGCCGTGGAGCTCTGTGCGAAGGATGTTCCCGATCTGATTCTGATGGATCTGATCATGCCCGTCATGGATGGGGTTGAAGCCACGCGGCAGATCATGGCTCGAACGCCTTGCGCCATACTGGTCGTCACGGCCTCGGTGGGGAAGAATTCGGCCAAGGTGTTTGAGGCCATGGGGGCAGGCGCCTTGGACGCTGTTCGCACGCCGATCATGGGAAGCGGTGTCAAAGCGGAAGGGGCCATTTCCCTTTTGAAGAAGATCAGCACCATCAGTCGTCTGCTCGGGAGGCCGAAGGACCGGAAGTTGTTGCCCCCGACTGACCCAATGGCACGGCGTGTCGCCGGCCAAAGGGAACGGCTGGTCATCATTGGAGCTTCCGCGGGAGGCCCGACGGCCCTGGCCAAAATCCTGAGTGGACTGCCCATGGAGTTTCCGGCGGCCATCATCGTGGTTCAACATGTGGATTCTCAGTTCGCACCCAGCATGGTCGAATGGCTGAATGACCAGTCGGCTCTTCCGGTGCACCTCGCGAAGGCCGGAGATTCCCCACAGAGGGGAACCGTCCTGGTTGCAGGATCCAAGGATCACCTTGTTTTTGCCGACTCCACAACGCTCGCTCTCACCTCGGAACCCCGCAACTGTTCTTACCACCCCTCCATCGACGTCTTCTTCGAAAGCGCGCTGAAGCATTGGAAGGGCGAATTGATCGCGGTTTTGCTGACGGGAATGGGACAGGACGGCGCCAGGGGGTTGAAGGCGCTGCGGAATGCCGGGGTGATGACCATTGCGCAGGATCGATTGAGCAGCGTGGTCTACGGCATGCCCAAGGCCGCCGCGGAACTGGATGCTGCTGCCCGGATCCTTCCGCTTGACAAAATCGGAGGAAGTCTGGTCAGTTCTTTTAATCTCCAGGGACCCTGATGAAACCAGAGATACACCGGCAAACTCTATGACTCCTACTGATGCCATGACGAGAAAACCACCCCACGCAGCCTTGAATGACGCCACCCGGGTCTTACTGGTCGATGACCAGGCCCTGGTGGGAGAAGCCGTCCGCCGCTTGTTATCCGATCAGCTGGACATCATGTTTTGTTACTGCCCCGACCCCGAGAAGGCCATCTACCAGGCCAACAAACTCAACCCCACCGTCATCCTGCAAGATCTCCTTATGCCCGGAATCGACGGGCTCACTCTGGTGCGGCGCTTTCGTTCGAACCCCGCCACGTCGGAAGTACCCATCATCGTCCTTTCCACGAAAGACGACCCGCAGGTCAAGAGTCAATCGTTTCTGGCCGGCGCTAATGATTATTTGGTGAAACTGCCGGACAAGATTGAATTGATCGCCCGAATCCGTTATCACTCCAGGGCCTTCCTCAACCAGGTGCAGCGTGCCGCGGCCTACCAGGCCCTCCAGGAGAGTGAGCGAAAACTGTCCGAGAGCAACGCGTCCCTGCTCCTGCTCAACCAGAGACTGGAGGAGGTCAATGGAAGAATATTTGAGATGGCAAGGCGAGACCCGTTGACCGGGCTGGTCAATCGGCGGGTATTGGATGACGAATTGACAAAAAATGCCGAGCGCTCCATCCGTGAAGGTCACCCCCTGACCGCCCTGATCCTGGACCTGGATTATTTCAAATCCGTGAATGACAGCTTCGGCCACAGGGTGGGGGACGCCATCTTAATCGCTGTCGCCGAATTCCTCGCCCGGAACGTCCGTCCTTATGATGTGGTGGCGCGCTTCGGGGGGGATGAATTTGTCATTCTGCTCCCCAGCTGTGGTCTGGAGACGGGGGTTCAAACCGGCGAGAGGATTTGCGCCCAGTTGAGAGCCTTAAAGGTTGTGGACTGTCCCCGCACGATCACAGCGAGCATAGGCGTGGCGGCCCTGCTCCCCGGGCAGTCCACTCAACGTCTTCTGGAGCGCGCTGACACGGCACTGTACAATGCAAAGAAAAACGGCCGGAATCAGGTGATCTCGGAGTTCTCCCTGCAGACGGCCGCCTCGCCTTCCGACCCGTCCCGGCCCGATGACGACCAGGACCCTCCCACCCACACCTGAATTCCATCCTTCCTTAACGCAGCGTTAGGCAAGCCAGACCGGAACCCCGGATCCTGCATCTCCAGGTGAGGATCATTCCGCCCACAACGAAACGCCCCGGAGTCCTCCCTCAGTATCAATTTTGCTACGGCCCGCGCAAGGGCGATGATACAATCCGGATCGTTAGAATGAACTCTCTGAATCTGCCTCACACTGATTTCCGGCGGGAACGGTGTCGTCCGGAGGCGTGCTGAGAGGAGAAGCGGCCCTTGGTCGGTGCGCCCGAGTAGCTAGACAGCGGGATCCCCTCCTCTGCAGACTCCGATCCAGGCAACGCTCCGGTGGGACGAAGAGTTTCAGAGGGCAAGCATCGCTCTCATCTCTCGATTAGGGAACAGGGCATGACCCTTGCACGATTTGTTTACAAGAATACCTTCCGTAACAAGCGCCGGAGTATCCTGACCGTCCTGAGCATCAGCTTCTCGCTTTTGCTCCTGACCCTGATGATCACGGTCTATCGAGGGTTTTATATTGACCAGGGACCGGCTGATTCAGCCCTCCGGCTCATCACCCGACACCGTGTGTCGTTGAATTTCTTCATGCCGTCTTACTATCGTGAAAAGATACGGGCTGTCCCCGGCGTGGTCCAGGTTTCTCCCCTGAACTGGTTTGGCGGCATCTACAAGGACACCAAACCTGAAAATTTTTTCGCTCAATTTGGAACTGACCCGCAGGAGATCTTCAAAGTCCACAACGAGTGGAAAATCCCCTCCGACCAGCTCACCGCCTGGCAGAGGGATCGCGCGGGAACCGTGGTTTCAACCACCCTCGCCAAAAAATACGGCTGGAAGATCGGGGATCGCCTTGTCATCAAGGGCAATATCTTTCCAGTCGATTTGGAACTCACGATCCGGGGAATCTTTGATGCCGGGGAGGAATTCAACTCTTTGCTTTTCGACAAAGAGTATGTGGAGGAAGCCGTGGCCTGGGCCAAAGGTCAGGCGGGCACCTTTGCGATCCGGGTGGCCTCCCCCGATGATGTTTCCCGGGTGGCCGCGGGGATTGACGATACGTTTCGCAACTCCCCGGCGCCGACGCGAACGGAAAGCGAGAAAGACTTCCTGCTCGAGTTTGTCGCGATGATGGGGAACGTGAAGGCCTTTATCCTGAGTATTGCCCTGGCCGTGACCTTCGCCATTCTGCTGGTTTCAGCCAACACGATGGCGATGTCGGTCCGCGAGCGGATTCGGGAAGTCGCGATCTTGAAAACCCTGGGGTTCACGCAGTCGACCGTCCTGGTGCTGTTCGTCGCGGAAGCCATGTTCCTGGCTCTGGTGGGAGGCTTGCTGGGCGCTTTCGCGGCCAAAGGGCTCATCGCGGGCGCGAGCCATTCGCCCATGGGCGACATGATGGCGGGCATGAGGGTGACCGGTTTCACCTTCGTGATCTCCCTTGGTGTGGCCGCCCTGGTGGGATTCGCCAGCGCCTTCGTGCCGGCCTTCCGGGCTTCCCGCTTGAATATCGTGGAGGGCCTGAGGCACATTGGGTGATTGCGGCTTGCGGATTGCCGATTGCGGATTTCAGATTGCGGAGTTGCGATTTTGTTCATGGTTTTGGCCTTTGGAAATTGGTCCTTGGAATTTGGGTTTTATTTGGAATTTGGACTTTGGATTTTGGAATTTGCTCTCAACTTAATTGCAGGGTCCGTTCTTTGGAAATTGGTCCTTGGAATTTGGGTTTTATTTGGACTTTGGATTTTGGATTTTGGAATTTGCTCTCAACTTAATTGCGGGGTCCGTTCTTTGGAAATTGGTCCTTGGAATTTGGGTTTTATTTGGAATTTGGACTTTGGATTTTGGAATTTGCCTTTAGATTATGGCTATTCCCATCACCTATAACATCCGGAACCTGCGGTTGCGATTGGGCGCCACTCTAATGACGGCCCTGGGCATCGCGCTCACAGTCACCGTGGCGCTGTTCATCATGGCCTTGTTGAGTGGTTTGAATAGCGCGTTCAAGACGAGTGGAAGCCCCTTGAACGTATTAGTTCTGCGCAAGGGCTCCACAGCGGAACTGAACAGCACCGTCACCCGGGCTCAGATGCAGGACCTCAGGTATCTGACCGGGGTTTCCCAGGATAGTGCCGGGG encodes:
- a CDS encoding hybrid sensor histidine kinase/response regulator; this encodes MKPKNPNDLSHLSMRELFRLEVENQTAILTRGLLRLEHNPQDSSTYETLMRAAHSVKGAARIVDHSIAVELAHTMEDWFVAAQRGNLTIPQEQIDILLNGVDLLTRLAQDSPPDPNVLKGEVAAFLTALSSVKAVSGSPASGSVTSARPSVPETAWTVPRPVAGLSRVLRVAPETLDRLQGLAGETLVASRWFDQYVATMKQLKNLHQGMSHSLDVLQNTLMEGKLNERTEGHLMELVSKTAANQLALSRHLEEMESFDRRFINLSHRLYEEALDCRMRPFADGTQGFPRMVRDLARRLEKDVRLEINGQATSVDRDILERLEAPLSHLVRNAIDHGIESPEERRQSHKPETGTIRLEAQHRGGMLVILVADDGRGVDPENLRKIIVEKELARPDVARRMNAQELLDFMFLPGFTLKNDVTEISGRGVGLDVVQSMVKEVGGTAHASTRPGQGMQIELQLPLTLSVMRALLVEIGGEPYALPSSRITRVLKVPKGKIEVLEGHQFFSQGTQQIGLVTAHQVLGCKESWGLSDEISILLLGDASRMFGVVVDRFLGERELVVRPLDPRLGKIKDIVAAALMPDGSPVLIVDVEDLIRSIETLLSGERLAQVPEFSSSGGVRKQKRILVVDDSLTVRELERKLLDSQGYEVEVAVDGMDGWNAVRTGHYDLVVTDVDMPRLDGIGLVTLIKKDARLASLPVMVVSYKDRDEDRHRGLEAGADYYLTKGSFHEEALLQAVVDLIGEVEA
- a CDS encoding chemotaxis response regulator protein-glutamate methylesterase, producing the protein MRIAIVNDTPMAVEVLRRFLEGMPDHELAWVAQDGQKAVELCAKDVPDLILMDLIMPVMDGVEATRQIMARTPCAILVVTASVGKNSAKVFEAMGAGALDAVRTPIMGSGVKAEGAISLLKKISTISRLLGRPKDRKLLPPTDPMARRVAGQRERLVIIGASAGGPTALAKILSGLPMEFPAAIIVVQHVDSQFAPSMVEWLNDQSALPVHLAKAGDSPQRGTVLVAGSKDHLVFADSTTLALTSEPRNCSYHPSIDVFFESALKHWKGELIAVLLTGMGQDGARGLKALRNAGVMTIAQDRLSSVVYGMPKAAAELDAAARILPLDKIGGSLVSSFNLQGP
- a CDS encoding diguanylate cyclase, with amino-acid sequence MTRKPPHAALNDATRVLLVDDQALVGEAVRRLLSDQLDIMFCYCPDPEKAIYQANKLNPTVILQDLLMPGIDGLTLVRRFRSNPATSEVPIIVLSTKDDPQVKSQSFLAGANDYLVKLPDKIELIARIRYHSRAFLNQVQRAAAYQALQESERKLSESNASLLLLNQRLEEVNGRIFEMARRDPLTGLVNRRVLDDELTKNAERSIREGHPLTALILDLDYFKSVNDSFGHRVGDAILIAVAEFLARNVRPYDVVARFGGDEFVILLPSCGLETGVQTGERICAQLRALKVVDCPRTITASIGVAALLPGQSTQRLLERADTALYNAKKNGRNQVISEFSLQTAASPSDPSRPDDDQDPPTHT
- a CDS encoding ABC transporter permease, translated to MTLARFVYKNTFRNKRRSILTVLSISFSLLLLTLMITVYRGFYIDQGPADSALRLITRHRVSLNFFMPSYYREKIRAVPGVVQVSPLNWFGGIYKDTKPENFFAQFGTDPQEIFKVHNEWKIPSDQLTAWQRDRAGTVVSTTLAKKYGWKIGDRLVIKGNIFPVDLELTIRGIFDAGEEFNSLLFDKEYVEEAVAWAKGQAGTFAIRVASPDDVSRVAAGIDDTFRNSPAPTRTESEKDFLLEFVAMMGNVKAFILSIALAVTFAILLVSANTMAMSVRERIREVAILKTLGFTQSTVLVLFVAEAMFLALVGGLLGAFAAKGLIAGASHSPMGDMMAGMRVTGFTFVISLGVAALVGFASAFVPAFRASRLNIVEGLRHIG